A genomic segment from Saprospiraceae bacterium encodes:
- a CDS encoding beta-ketoacyl-[acyl-carrier-protein] synthase family protein, producing MKRVVISGMGVVAPNAVGLPDFENALKTGHSGIRFLPELEELQFSCQVGGIPPLTHAHLQTYFSDLDLKQLKAHGIRFGCIAGIDAWKDAGLDYPLPSEEAPNWEAGCQFGAGMSGMSVIRSGIYTVDEGKVKRLGSSLIQQTMPSGISAYLSGLLGLGNQVSTNSSACSTGTEAIILGLERIRAGKAKIMLCGSCDSYGPYVWGGFDSMRVLCRKFNHSPEAASRPMSETASGFVPGSGAGALVLEELTHALDRGAPIYAEVIGGYINSGGHRQGGTMTAPNPKGIQRCIAGAIADAGIRPEDIDAISGHLTSTMGDVLEIKNWSEALNRKGNNFPKINSLKSMIGHCLSAAGAIESVAAVLQLKQQFLHPSINSEDLHPEISSTIDANCIPQTHTPHALNIIAKSSFGFGDVNSIVLFKHYNA from the coding sequence TATTAGTGGAATGGGAGTGGTAGCACCTAATGCAGTGGGGCTCCCGGACTTTGAGAATGCCCTGAAAACGGGGCACTCAGGGATACGTTTTCTTCCTGAACTAGAGGAGCTGCAATTTAGTTGCCAGGTTGGTGGTATTCCTCCGCTCACCCATGCGCATTTACAGACTTATTTTTCTGACCTAGACCTGAAACAGTTAAAAGCACATGGCATCCGCTTTGGTTGCATTGCAGGCATAGATGCATGGAAAGATGCAGGGTTGGACTACCCTCTCCCCAGCGAAGAGGCGCCCAATTGGGAGGCAGGTTGCCAGTTTGGGGCGGGGATGTCGGGAATGTCAGTGATTCGATCCGGGATTTATACCGTAGATGAAGGAAAAGTTAAACGGCTAGGGAGTTCTCTAATTCAGCAAACCATGCCCAGCGGGATCAGCGCATATCTCAGTGGTTTATTGGGCTTGGGAAACCAGGTAAGCACCAATTCCTCTGCTTGTAGTACCGGAACGGAGGCTATCATTTTGGGGCTGGAAAGAATTCGCGCAGGAAAAGCCAAAATCATGCTTTGTGGCAGTTGCGATAGTTATGGCCCCTATGTTTGGGGGGGCTTTGATTCTATGCGGGTATTGTGCAGGAAATTTAACCATAGCCCCGAAGCTGCGTCACGCCCCATGAGTGAGACTGCTTCGGGTTTTGTGCCGGGGAGTGGAGCAGGTGCTTTGGTTTTGGAGGAATTAACACATGCACTGGATCGTGGGGCGCCAATTTATGCGGAGGTCATTGGAGGCTATATCAATTCGGGCGGCCATCGGCAAGGTGGTACCATGACGGCGCCAAACCCAAAAGGTATTCAACGTTGTATTGCAGGCGCCATAGCTGATGCAGGCATTCGTCCAGAAGATATTGATGCGATAAGTGGACACCTCACCTCGACGATGGGCGATGTATTGGAAATAAAAAACTGGAGTGAAGCCTTGAATCGAAAAGGAAATAATTTTCCAAAAATAAATTCTCTTAAATCAATGATTGGCCACTGTTTGAGTGCTGCTGGCGCAATTGAGTCGGTGGCAGCTGTTTTACAATTAAAACAACAATTTCTCCACCCTTCCATCAATAGTGAAGACCTCCACCCCGAGATTAGCAGCACCATTGATGCTAATTGTATTCCACAAACTCATACCCCTCATGCCCTAAATATCATTGCCAAATCAAGCTTTGGCTTTGGCGATGTAAATAGTATCGTTTTGTTCAAACATTATAATGCTTAA
- a CDS encoding acyl carrier protein: MEQQEIINRLKEIIKTYVQDKEAFAAITPTTHLINDLKINSAHVVDIILDTEEAFDIEIDDEAAEKMLTVQAAVDIVSEKLGA; encoded by the coding sequence ATGGAACAACAAGAAATCATCAACCGACTGAAGGAGATTATCAAAACTTATGTACAGGATAAAGAGGCTTTCGCTGCTATTACCCCTACGACTCACCTCATCAACGATTTAAAAATCAATTCTGCACATGTGGTAGATATCATCCTGGATACAGAAGAGGCTTTTGACATTGAAATTGACGATGAAGCAGCAGAAAAAATGCTCACAGTACAGGCCGCTGTGGATATTGTATCCGAAAAATTAGGTGCCTAG
- a CDS encoding 4'-phosphopantetheinyl transferase superfamily protein, with the protein MIGNDIISLAEVPSLRPGFVKKVCRASEWQALRESFSSHLAIWLLWAAKESAYKVYLKDGGEQRFAPKRFFFRVSKIMGTTILGNTQTPIDNYQTLLTIDKELIFAESWSNAAAYQDIIRAHFTFSSKQYQAQSFQLREGVFALIAQHFGLPEPLLRIAKNSLGVPSIWCGKTCLPLSISLSHHGYFGSFCAVGPKVLVEDIKNGDLSKAE; encoded by the coding sequence ATGATAGGGAATGATATCATTTCTTTAGCCGAGGTTCCATCTCTTCGTCCGGGTTTTGTGAAAAAAGTCTGTAGAGCATCGGAATGGCAAGCGCTCAGGGAATCCTTTTCTTCTCATTTAGCCATTTGGCTATTGTGGGCGGCCAAGGAAAGTGCCTATAAGGTGTATCTTAAAGATGGAGGAGAGCAGCGCTTTGCGCCAAAGCGTTTTTTCTTCCGAGTCAGCAAAATAATGGGCACCACTATTTTAGGGAATACGCAAACACCTATTGATAACTACCAGACCCTATTGACCATTGACAAGGAGCTTATTTTTGCCGAGTCCTGGTCAAATGCCGCAGCCTATCAAGATATCATCAGGGCTCATTTCACCTTTAGCTCCAAGCAATACCAGGCGCAATCTTTTCAGCTCCGAGAAGGCGTATTTGCGCTTATTGCTCAGCACTTTGGCCTGCCGGAGCCACTCCTCCGAATAGCGAAAAACAGTTTAGGCGTTCCTTCTATTTGGTGTGGTAAAACGTGCCTACCGCTTAGTATTTCCCTTTCTCACCATGGCTATTTTGGATCGTTTTGCGCGGTAGGGCCAAAAGTCTTAGTGGAGGACATAAAAAACGGCGACCTTTCTAAGGCTGAATGA